TTGGCAATCGTGATTCGCCTGGTGATTGCGGAGCCGCGCTTTATTCCTTCAGATTCAATGGTTCCGACCTTACAAATTGGCGATCGACTCGTCGTTGAAAAAGTAGTATATCGATTCCGTTCACCACAGACTGGCGATATTGTTGTTTTTGATCCACCGCAACCGCTGCTTGATTTTGGTTACAGTCCTGATAAGGCATTCATTAAGCGAGTGATTGGGACTCCGGGTGATGTTGTTCAGGTAACGAGAGGGAAGGTTTATCTCAATCAGCAGCCTTTGACTGAGCCATATATCGCTGAGCCACCCGTATACGAGATGATTCAGGTGCGCGTTCCCCCCGATCAATACTTTGTGATGGGCGATAACCGGAACAACAGCAATGACTCTCATGTTTGGGGCTTTCTGCCGCGTCAAAATATTATTGGTCGAGCCGTCTTTCGCTTTTTTCCGTTCGATCGCTTGGGTCGTTTGAATTTGCCACTTCAATAAATCTCTGAGTCATCAGGAACAGTTGCCCTGATTGAGAGAGTCGATCGAATTAATCCCTGAAATTCGCTTCGATCGATGATTCACGCAACAAAATTTGGTGTCGTTGCCCTTTGTTTGCTGGTTGGTTGTACTCCACTCGCTGAAACAGGAACTCCCGTCGAACCTGCACCGCTTCACTCATCTCAATCGCTTACTCCGGCTCAGGCAGATGCACTGATGGCGAAAGTTGTTGAAGCGATTAATCGAGGAGATGGGGAATCCTTGCTGCCCTATCTTCTCCAGCGGGATCAGCAAAAAGAAAATGTTACGGCAGCGATCAATGACTTTAAGACCTACTTTCGCGGTCAACCAATTCAAAGATTTGAGCGACAGCGTGTAGAAGCATTGGGACAGGTCGCAAACCAGCCAGTTCAGCGGTTTTACTATCGGTTGTATGGGGCAGACGGGAGCCAAAAAGAGACAACGGTTTATCAAGATCAAGCCGGAATTCGCCTCACAGATGAATTTTTCCTCTATTCCTACTGGGCAAAACTGCGGGCAGGGCAATATCTGGAGGCAATTCAAGCGAAAGATGCTGCTCACCTTGCAAAGCTGATGAGTACTGAGGAGAAAGCTTATCCAGTGAATCAAGCAGCCCAAACGATCGCCATTTACCAAGCAAAATTTGATCTTCCCTCGCTGCAATCCCAGTTCACCCGGCTCGACCCTATCGCTCACCAATTCGTCTATACGTTTTCTGGAGCAAAGGCAGGACAAGCTGTAGAACATCCTATTCAGGTGGTTTATGGAGACGGGTTGGTTCAGGTGAAGGACAGCTTGCTGCTCTAGTCAACCTATCAATCGGG
This sequence is a window from Trichocoleus sp.. Protein-coding genes within it:
- the lepB gene encoding signal peptidase I, which gives rise to MPSESKNAPHSQAETSPSVESTESSSWFARLVRGQRENLQILVIALVLAIVIRLVIAEPRFIPSDSMVPTLQIGDRLVVEKVVYRFRSPQTGDIVVFDPPQPLLDFGYSPDKAFIKRVIGTPGDVVQVTRGKVYLNQQPLTEPYIAEPPVYEMIQVRVPPDQYFVMGDNRNNSNDSHVWGFLPRQNIIGRAVFRFFPFDRLGRLNLPLQ